A single Cupriavidus sp. D39 DNA region contains:
- a CDS encoding ABC transporter substrate-binding protein, which yields MSLRTCKKAFGAMVVTAAMSFGFASQAHAVDFKLAMSSPPTSMDPHFYNLFSNINVSEHMFECLVKMDADSKIIPGLAESWKLVNNLTWEFKIRKGVKFHDGSELTTDDIVWSLERPSTIQNSPGKFDVYTKAIINKKVIDKHTIQLTTNTPYPLMLNDLTSIFIVQKKATQGLTSDDFAQGKGMIGTGPFKFVNYARDDRVELVKNPDYWGPKPAWDKVTLRFIPNPATRMAALLSGDVQAIENVPTPDLPQVRKDPKLSFFSKISHRVIYLYTDDKKDKSPFVTTKEGAPMDKNPLKDARVRNAISMAINRQGIKDRLMEGLAEPTNNLVPPTLFGYNPNLKTVKYDPEGAKKLLAEAGYPNGFGITLHTPNNRYVNDEKIAQTIAQNLTRIGIATKVEGMPMATYSSKGIKHEFSFGLLGWGAQTGEVSSPLRALLACEDPKKGFGTTNWGEYCNPKMDVVLEKALATVDDGERSKLLQEATAIAINDGGIIPIHQQVTTWATQKGITYVPRTDERTYAHNFKPQ from the coding sequence ATGTCCCTTCGCACATGCAAGAAGGCATTCGGTGCCATGGTGGTAACCGCGGCCATGAGCTTCGGTTTTGCCAGCCAGGCCCACGCGGTCGATTTCAAGCTGGCCATGAGTTCGCCCCCGACCTCGATGGATCCGCACTTCTACAATCTGTTCTCCAACATCAACGTCTCGGAGCACATGTTCGAGTGCCTGGTGAAAATGGATGCGGACAGCAAGATCATTCCCGGCCTGGCCGAGTCCTGGAAGCTGGTGAACAACCTGACCTGGGAATTCAAGATCCGCAAGGGCGTGAAGTTCCACGACGGCTCGGAACTCACCACCGACGATATCGTCTGGTCGCTCGAGCGTCCGTCCACCATCCAGAACAGCCCCGGCAAGTTCGACGTCTACACCAAGGCGATCATCAACAAGAAGGTGATCGACAAGCACACCATCCAGCTCACCACCAACACGCCGTACCCGCTGATGCTGAACGACCTGACGTCGATCTTCATCGTGCAGAAGAAGGCTACGCAGGGCCTGACCTCGGACGACTTCGCGCAAGGCAAGGGCATGATCGGCACCGGCCCCTTCAAGTTCGTCAACTACGCGCGCGACGACCGGGTCGAGCTGGTGAAGAACCCCGACTACTGGGGTCCCAAGCCCGCCTGGGACAAGGTGACGCTGCGCTTCATCCCGAACCCGGCCACCCGCATGGCGGCGCTGCTGTCCGGTGACGTGCAGGCCATCGAGAACGTACCGACGCCGGACCTGCCGCAGGTGCGCAAGGATCCGAAGCTGTCGTTCTTCTCCAAGATCTCGCACCGCGTGATCTACCTTTACACCGATGACAAGAAAGACAAGTCGCCTTTTGTCACCACCAAGGAAGGCGCGCCGATGGATAAGAACCCGCTGAAGGATGCGCGCGTGCGCAATGCCATCAGCATGGCCATCAACCGCCAGGGCATCAAGGACCGCCTGATGGAAGGCCTCGCGGAGCCGACCAACAACCTGGTGCCACCCACGCTGTTCGGCTACAACCCGAACCTGAAGACGGTCAAGTACGACCCGGAAGGCGCCAAGAAGCTGCTGGCCGAAGCGGGCTACCCGAACGGCTTCGGCATCACCTTGCACACGCCTAACAACCGCTACGTCAACGACGAGAAGATCGCCCAGACCATTGCGCAGAACCTGACCCGCATCGGCATTGCGACCAAGGTCGAGGGCATGCCGATGGCGACCTATTCTTCCAAGGGCATCAAGCACGAATTCTCGTTCGGTTTGCTGGGCTGGGGCGCGCAAACCGGCGAAGTGAGCTCGCCGCTGCGCGCGCTGCTGGCTTGCGAGGATCCGAAGAAGGGCTTTGGCACGACCAACTGGGGCGAGTACTGCAATCCCAAAATGGACGTAGTGCTGGAAAAGGCGCTGGCCACGGTGGATGACGGCGAGCGCTCCAAGCTGCTGCAGGAAGCTACCGCGATTGCCATCAACGATGGCGGTATCATCCCGATCCACCAACAGGTGACCACCTGGGCCACCCAGAAGGGCATCACCTATGTGCCGCGTACCGACGAACGGACCTACGCGCACAATTTCAAGCCGCAGTAA
- a CDS encoding ABC transporter permease translates to MTTATETTAAPPLAEQTPLRRFASQFFSSKIAVTGLTLLIMILLIALLAPWLSPQNPYDLATLDVLDARMAPGEQSGSGMTFLLGSDEQGRDILSAVMYGLRISIGVGVVSTVIALLLGATLGLIAGFLGGRVEAIIMRVADLQLSFPPILLALILLAFLRPGIGNIVIALVAVQWAYYARTTRSAALVERRKEYIEAATCLGLPPGRIMFRHLLPNCLPPLIVIAALQVASAITLEATLSFLGLGVPITEPSLGSLIANGQQYMLSGKYWISFFPGIALVVTIVAMNLVADQLRDVLNPRLQTQ, encoded by the coding sequence ATGACAACCGCAACCGAAACCACCGCGGCCCCGCCGCTAGCCGAGCAGACCCCGCTGCGGCGCTTCGCCAGCCAGTTCTTCTCGAGCAAGATCGCAGTGACCGGCCTGACCTTGCTGATCATGATCCTGCTGATCGCGCTGCTCGCGCCCTGGCTGTCGCCGCAGAACCCATATGACCTGGCCACGCTCGACGTGCTCGACGCGCGCATGGCCCCTGGCGAGCAGTCCGGCAGCGGCATGACCTTCCTGCTCGGCTCGGACGAGCAGGGCCGCGATATCCTCTCGGCCGTGATGTACGGCCTGCGCATCAGCATCGGCGTGGGCGTGGTCAGCACCGTGATCGCGCTGCTGCTGGGCGCCACGCTTGGGCTGATCGCCGGCTTCCTGGGCGGCCGCGTCGAGGCCATCATCATGCGCGTGGCCGACCTGCAGCTGTCGTTCCCGCCCATCCTGCTGGCGCTGATCCTGCTGGCATTCCTGCGGCCGGGCATCGGCAATATCGTGATCGCGCTGGTGGCGGTGCAGTGGGCTTACTACGCTCGCACCACGCGCAGCGCGGCGCTGGTGGAGCGGCGCAAGGAATATATCGAGGCCGCTACCTGCCTGGGCCTGCCGCCGGGGCGGATCATGTTCCGCCACCTGCTGCCCAACTGCCTGCCGCCGCTGATCGTGATCGCGGCGCTGCAGGTGGCATCGGCGATCACGCTGGAGGCCACGCTGTCTTTCCTCGGCCTGGGCGTGCCCATTACCGAGCCGTCGCTGGGCTCGCTGATCGCCAACGGCCAGCAATACATGCTGTCCGGCAAGTACTGGATCAGCTTCTTCCCGGGCATTGCGCTGGTGGTCACCATCGTGGCCATGAACCTGGTCGCCGACCAGCTGCGCGATGTACTCAATCCGCGCCTGCAAACGCAGTAA
- a CDS encoding M20 aminoacylase family protein, which translates to MTLIPEILQAQSEIRSIRRDIHAHPELCFKEERTSDVVAQNLAAWGIEVHRGLGTTGLVGVIRNGSSKRSIGLRADMDALPLQEANTFGHRSQHDGRMHACGHDGHTAMLLGAARYLAEHRNFDGTINLIFQPAEEGGGGAREMIKDGLFERFPCDAVFGMHNWPGMPAGSFGTTPGPLMASSNEFRIVVRGKGAHAALPHNGNDPVFTGAQIVSALQGIITRNKRPIDAAVISVTQFHGGDATNIVPDQAWIGGTVRTFTLPVLDLIERRMEEVSKAVASAFDCTVEFEFHRNYPPTVNSAAETAFAVEVASELVGAGNVDGKIEPTMGAEDFSFMLLEKPGCYLFIGNGEGVHREAGHGLGPCMLHNPSYDFNDEILPVGSTFFVKLVEKWLAPA; encoded by the coding sequence ATGACACTCATCCCCGAAATTCTTCAGGCGCAGTCCGAGATCCGCAGCATCCGACGCGACATCCACGCCCATCCGGAGCTTTGCTTCAAGGAGGAACGGACTTCCGACGTGGTGGCGCAGAACCTCGCTGCCTGGGGCATCGAGGTCCATCGCGGCCTTGGCACCACCGGCCTGGTCGGCGTGATTCGCAACGGCAGCAGCAAGCGCAGCATCGGCCTGCGCGCCGATATGGATGCCCTCCCCCTGCAGGAGGCCAACACTTTCGGCCACCGCTCGCAGCACGACGGCCGCATGCATGCCTGCGGCCATGACGGCCACACCGCGATGCTGCTGGGCGCGGCACGCTACCTGGCCGAGCACAGAAATTTCGACGGCACCATCAATCTGATCTTCCAGCCCGCCGAAGAAGGCGGCGGCGGCGCGCGCGAGATGATCAAGGATGGCCTGTTCGAGCGCTTCCCGTGCGATGCCGTGTTCGGCATGCACAACTGGCCCGGCATGCCGGCCGGCAGCTTCGGCACCACCCCCGGCCCGCTGATGGCGTCGAGCAACGAATTCCGCATCGTCGTGCGCGGCAAGGGCGCGCATGCTGCGTTGCCGCACAACGGCAACGACCCGGTCTTCACCGGCGCGCAGATCGTCTCCGCGCTGCAGGGCATCATTACCCGCAACAAGCGCCCGATCGATGCCGCCGTGATCTCGGTCACGCAGTTCCATGGCGGCGATGCCACCAATATCGTGCCGGACCAGGCCTGGATCGGTGGCACGGTGCGCACCTTCACGCTGCCGGTGCTGGACCTGATCGAGCGCCGCATGGAGGAAGTCTCGAAGGCCGTGGCGAGCGCTTTCGATTGCACCGTGGAATTCGAGTTTCACCGCAACTATCCGCCTACCGTCAACAGCGCAGCGGAAACCGCGTTTGCCGTCGAAGTGGCGAGCGAGCTGGTGGGCGCGGGCAATGTCGACGGCAAGATCGAGCCGACCATGGGCGCGGAGGACTTCTCCTTCATGCTGCTGGAAAAGCCCGGTTGCTACCTGTTCATCGGCAATGGCGAAGGCGTGCACCGCGAAGCCGGCCACGGCCTCGGCCCCTGCATGCTGCACAACCCCAGCTACGACTTCAATGACGAGATCCTGCCGGTCGGCTCGACCTTCTTTGTGAAGCTGGTGGAGAAATGGCTCGCGCCGGCCTGA
- a CDS encoding DUF3047 domain-containing protein — protein MAARFCLSVLTGVVGALVLAGCGTLGTASTPRGPIPLSGPGAMAAVSSNDCSSFAAHIEQLKLAPPAQTPVSAENLTPDQIATSQNPAEADHASEPSEPEEHPTLKPLPLFSAAPSGLSKPVGWQPWTVNRNKIPTRYTLTEVDQRMVLHAEADNSASGLYVPLVGREPGMLNWTWKTRDVIRSADNSLAPREDAPLRIFVAFDGDKGSLSLKDQLMYEMARLTTGREMPYATLMYIWGGRKPEGSVVSNPHTDRVRMIVVDSGTRHTGEWRCHRRDLRADYRKAFGADPGKVVAIGIMTDTDNTKSRAESWYGDIALD, from the coding sequence ATGGCGGCCAGATTTTGCCTGTCGGTGCTGACCGGCGTGGTAGGTGCGCTTGTTTTGGCGGGTTGCGGCACACTCGGAACGGCGTCCACGCCGCGGGGACCGATCCCGCTGTCGGGTCCAGGCGCCATGGCCGCGGTCTCGTCAAACGATTGCAGCAGCTTTGCCGCGCACATCGAGCAACTCAAGCTCGCCCCGCCGGCGCAGACGCCGGTTTCCGCCGAGAACCTGACACCAGACCAGATCGCAACGAGCCAGAATCCAGCCGAAGCCGATCACGCCAGTGAGCCCAGTGAGCCGGAAGAGCACCCTACGCTGAAGCCCCTGCCCTTGTTCTCCGCAGCGCCAAGCGGGCTTAGCAAGCCGGTAGGCTGGCAGCCCTGGACCGTCAACCGCAACAAGATTCCCACACGCTATACCCTGACAGAAGTCGACCAACGCATGGTGTTGCATGCCGAAGCCGACAATTCGGCATCCGGCCTGTACGTACCACTGGTCGGGCGCGAGCCGGGCATGCTGAACTGGACGTGGAAGACGCGCGACGTCATCCGTAGCGCTGACAACTCGCTGGCCCCTCGCGAGGACGCGCCGCTACGCATCTTCGTCGCCTTCGATGGCGACAAGGGCAGCCTCTCGCTGAAGGATCAACTGATGTACGAGATGGCACGGCTGACAACGGGGCGCGAGATGCCCTATGCCACGCTGATGTACATCTGGGGCGGGCGCAAGCCGGAGGGATCCGTGGTGTCGAATCCGCACACCGACCGTGTGCGGATGATCGTGGTCGACTCAGGTACCCGGCATACCGGCGAATGGCGCTGCCATCGGCGCGACCTGCGTGCCGATTACCGCAAGGCCTTCGGTGCCGATCCGGGCAAGGTGGTGGCGATCGGCATCATGACCGATACCGATAACACCAAGAGCCGCGCCGAGAGCTGGTACGGCGATATCGCGCTGGACTGA
- a CDS encoding ABC transporter substrate-binding protein, which produces MQVHSGVRSWRIAGLLVACAIGSFVANASAENGVSADTILLGQSAALTGPTAMLGKQLNSGAQLYFDYVNQHGGIYGRKIELKVLDDFNEPESAAKNTRALIDEDRAFALFGYVGTETGEASLPLATQAKVPFFAPYSGAQSLREPFNRYAFHVRAGFNEEAAAILRQVRVTGLKRVAVVYNEDAYGKAGLEALERALKASPDSGVQIVAREGVVRNTVEIGDAMQGSMKSKPDAVVMINAYRTTGAFVKEALRRGFNGQFYNVSFVGTQALAKEVGAKGSGVIISQVMPHPGNATLPVVREYLRLLQAAGKPNEFDYASIEGFIAAKAFVEGTRRAGKDLTREKLITALESMRNVDLGGYIINFSPESHVGSKFVEMTIINSRGQVIR; this is translated from the coding sequence ATGCAAGTGCATTCTGGGGTCAGGAGCTGGCGCATTGCCGGCCTGCTGGTGGCATGCGCCATCGGCTCATTCGTTGCCAATGCCAGCGCCGAGAACGGGGTCAGCGCGGACACCATCCTGCTGGGCCAGTCGGCTGCGCTCACCGGGCCTACCGCCATGCTCGGCAAGCAGCTCAATTCCGGCGCGCAGCTCTATTTCGACTACGTCAACCAGCACGGCGGCATCTACGGCCGCAAGATCGAGCTCAAGGTGCTGGACGACTTCAACGAGCCCGAATCCGCCGCCAAGAACACCCGCGCGCTGATCGACGAAGACCGCGCCTTCGCGCTGTTCGGCTACGTGGGCACCGAGACCGGCGAGGCCTCGCTGCCGCTTGCCACCCAGGCCAAGGTGCCGTTCTTCGCCCCCTACAGCGGCGCCCAGTCGCTGCGCGAGCCGTTCAACCGCTATGCGTTCCATGTGCGCGCCGGCTTCAACGAGGAAGCCGCGGCCATCCTGCGCCAGGTCCGCGTCACCGGCCTCAAGCGGGTCGCTGTGGTCTACAACGAGGACGCCTACGGCAAGGCCGGCCTGGAGGCGCTGGAACGCGCTCTCAAGGCCTCGCCCGACAGCGGCGTGCAGATCGTCGCCCGCGAAGGCGTGGTGCGCAATACGGTGGAAATCGGCGACGCCATGCAGGGCTCGATGAAGTCCAAGCCCGACGCGGTGGTGATGATCAACGCGTACCGGACCACCGGCGCTTTCGTCAAGGAAGCGCTGCGCCGCGGCTTCAACGGCCAGTTCTACAACGTCTCGTTCGTCGGCACCCAGGCGCTTGCCAAGGAAGTGGGCGCCAAGGGCAGCGGCGTGATCATCTCGCAAGTCATGCCCCACCCAGGCAACGCCACGCTGCCGGTGGTGCGCGAATACCTGCGCCTGCTGCAGGCAGCCGGCAAGCCCAACGAGTTCGACTATGCCAGCATCGAAGGCTTCATCGCCGCCAAGGCCTTTGTCGAGGGCACGCGCCGCGCCGGCAAGGACCTCACCCGGGAAAAGCTGATCACCGCGCTGGAAAGCATGAGAAACGTCGACCTCGGCGGCTACATCATCAACTTCAGCCCGGAGAGCCACGTCGGCTCGAAATTCGTCGAGATGACCATCATCAATTCGCGGGGGCAGGTCATCCGCTGA
- a CDS encoding ABC transporter ATP-binding protein translates to MTTEPIAESTPNAPILELKGVSKRFVKSLDVAAKIANLFGAGAKEEVVHAVDRVDLSIRAGEVVGLVGESGCGKSTLGRMAVGLHSLTEGSRLWRGVDLDRLPPEKKREKQLAIQMIFQDPYASLNPRLRVMDIVGEAPVVHGMVPASEQKRYVEDMLVRVGMDPTVLRRFPHQFSGGQRARIGIARALAVKPEFLVCDESVAALDVSIQAQVLNLFMRLREDLNLTYLFISHDLGVVKHISDRVVIMYLGRVVESAPAEDVFASPNHPYTQALLAEAPKLEVGKKTFVAIKGEIPSPLHPPPGCHFHPRCPHAMPRCREEQPLLKEVAPMRFSACHLNDMA, encoded by the coding sequence ATGACGACCGAACCCATCGCCGAATCCACGCCCAACGCGCCCATCCTCGAGCTGAAGGGCGTGTCCAAGCGCTTCGTCAAATCGCTCGACGTCGCGGCCAAGATCGCCAACCTCTTCGGCGCCGGGGCGAAAGAGGAAGTGGTGCATGCGGTCGACCGGGTCGACCTGTCCATTCGCGCGGGCGAGGTGGTTGGCCTCGTCGGCGAGTCAGGCTGCGGCAAGTCCACGCTGGGCCGCATGGCGGTGGGCCTGCATTCGCTGACCGAAGGCTCCCGGCTGTGGCGGGGCGTTGACCTGGACCGCCTGCCGCCGGAGAAGAAGCGCGAGAAGCAGCTGGCGATCCAGATGATCTTCCAGGATCCGTATGCGTCGCTGAATCCGCGCCTGCGCGTGATGGACATCGTTGGCGAGGCGCCGGTCGTGCACGGCATGGTGCCGGCCAGCGAGCAGAAACGCTACGTGGAAGACATGCTGGTGCGAGTGGGCATGGACCCCACCGTGCTACGCCGCTTCCCGCACCAGTTCTCGGGCGGGCAGCGCGCGCGCATCGGGATTGCGCGGGCGCTGGCGGTCAAGCCGGAATTCCTGGTGTGCGACGAGTCGGTGGCGGCGCTGGATGTCTCGATCCAGGCGCAGGTGCTGAATCTCTTCATGCGCCTGCGCGAGGATCTCAACCTGACCTACCTGTTCATCAGCCATGACCTGGGCGTGGTCAAGCACATCAGCGACCGGGTGGTGATCATGTACCTGGGGCGGGTGGTGGAGTCGGCGCCGGCGGAAGATGTCTTTGCCAGCCCCAACCATCCCTACACGCAGGCGCTGCTGGCCGAGGCCCCCAAGCTGGAAGTGGGCAAGAAGACGTTCGTGGCGATCAAGGGCGAGATTCCCTCGCCGCTGCATCCGCCGCCGGGTTGCCATTTCCATCCGCGCTGCCCGCATGCGATGCCGCGCTGCCGGGAGGAGCAGCCGCTGCTGAAGGAAGTCGCACCGATGCGGTTTTCGGCTTGCCATTTGAACGACATGGCGTAG
- a CDS encoding ABC transporter ATP-binding protein has translation MSKPTLVVEGLKTQFFTRGGIARAVDDVSFSVDRGEIMGLVGESGSGKSMTGYSIMGLIDSPGKVVDGRIELTSRDGVTRDLRNLTPAQMRDVRGNRIAMIFQDPMMTLNPVLRIDTQMIEAVLAHEKVDKAVARERSRNALARVGIPSPDERLRAYPHQFSGGMRQRVAIAIALLNKPDLIIADEPTTALDVTIQGQILYEMQKLCRESGTALIWITHDLSVVAGLADTVCVMYAGKIVEAGDVRQVLERPEHPYTHGLISSAPSRNPRGAPLRQIPGMTPSLLNLPAGCAFRERCAYATDVCKTTPPLDTAADGRRLRCFHPVLAQQEAA, from the coding sequence ATGAGCAAACCGACCCTTGTGGTGGAAGGCCTCAAGACCCAGTTTTTCACGCGCGGCGGTATCGCGCGCGCCGTGGACGATGTCTCGTTCTCGGTCGACCGGGGCGAGATCATGGGCCTGGTGGGCGAGTCCGGCTCGGGCAAGTCGATGACCGGCTACTCGATCATGGGCCTGATCGATTCCCCGGGCAAAGTGGTGGATGGCCGCATCGAGCTGACCAGCCGCGACGGCGTCACGCGCGACCTGCGCAACCTCACGCCGGCGCAGATGCGCGATGTGCGCGGCAACCGCATCGCGATGATCTTCCAGGATCCGATGATGACGCTGAACCCGGTCCTGCGCATCGACACGCAGATGATCGAGGCAGTGCTGGCGCATGAAAAGGTCGACAAGGCGGTGGCGCGCGAGCGCTCGCGCAATGCGCTGGCCCGCGTCGGGATTCCTTCGCCGGACGAGCGCCTGCGCGCCTATCCCCACCAGTTCTCGGGCGGCATGCGCCAGCGCGTGGCGATTGCTATCGCGCTGCTGAACAAGCCGGACCTGATCATCGCCGACGAGCCCACCACCGCGCTGGACGTCACCATCCAGGGCCAGATCCTCTACGAGATGCAAAAGCTGTGCCGCGAGTCCGGCACCGCGCTGATCTGGATCACCCACGACCTGTCCGTGGTGGCCGGCCTGGCCGATACGGTGTGCGTGATGTACGCGGGCAAGATCGTGGAAGCCGGCGATGTGCGGCAGGTGCTGGAGCGGCCCGAGCATCCCTACACGCACGGCCTGATCAGTTCCGCGCCGTCGCGCAATCCGCGCGGCGCGCCGCTGCGGCAGATTCCCGGTATGACGCCTTCGTTGTTGAACCTGCCGGCCGGCTGCGCTTTCCGCGAGCGCTGCGCCTACGCCACCGATGTATGCAAGACAACGCCGCCGCTCGACACCGCGGCAGACGGGCGCCGCCTGCGCTGCTTTCATCCGGTCCTTGCCCAGCAGGAGGCCGCATGA